AGAAAACAGTATAACAGAAATTTATAATCCAGGTACCATATACCTACCTCATTAAAAATTTATGGAGTCCATGGTATGATTGACATCGGTATAGAACGTTGGTTCAAATGTTCAATCATGGGGCGGGAGAGAGTTGCGGCCCCTCGGCAATTCGAAACTTTCTCATAATTATTGTCCAATTATGTATTCAATTAAGATCAAGGTTTTTGTATATATTGGTCCCTTCGGAAATCTAAATCAAGCTCCGCCATTGAACTTCAATGGATACCTAATGGTGAAATAATTATTCATCGTGAGAGATGTTGCATATACATGCAGTTGTACACATACGAGTTACTCAGATTTCATAAATGTAACAGAATTGCAGAAAGTAAAATCCAACATATATATGCTTCTCAGTGTCAGTAGTTACTGTATAAGACGGTATGAACTTCAAAACTGAAAATTTCAAACGCATGAAGATGATATTACAACAATTTTGTTTCGGTATATATCCTTCAGGCCACCCGACTGTGACTATACAAAAGATACCACCGAAACTTGGCGAACAATGAAAACGAGAAAAGCTTAACGAAATCTTTCTTCTGCTGTCCTGTAGTGCTTGCCTCACATGACAATCATGATACTCCAAATGTTAGCAGTGGCAAAACAAACCAAGACCAAAGGGATATAAGGTGAATAATTATGTTGTCGTCAATTATTCATAGAACAAGCCTCTGATAATTCCAACAAAACCTGCAATTAGGGCCCTTACATACTGTTTAAGTATTTTAGAAATCATAAACTAATATGTCCCTCCAGGCCCCATTTCTTAGTCCATTTCCAATAAGATATCAGTTTGAAGAATTTGAAGAGAAAAACCTCCTTAGATTTCAATATACCAGCATCCACACGCAGAAATCTTGATGCAGAGATCAACCTCATCATGTCAACTAATGCCATCACTATAATTCTCTTGTTTCTCAACATCTCTCTATTTCCTGCCATATCTGCTCTGAACCAAGAGGGTCTCTCCCTCCTTTCATGGCTTTCAACCTTCAATTCTTCTTCCTCAGCTGCCCATTTTTCTTCCTGGAATCCAACAGCCTACGATCCATGCAAATGGGATTATGTCAGATGTTCTGAAACAGGATTTGTTTCAGAAATCACAATAACCTCAATCAATATACCAACCAGATTCCCTATCCAGCTACTCACCTTTAATCATCTCACCACCCTTGTACTCTCAAATGCCAACCTCAGTGGAGAAATTCCAAAGGCAATTGGAAACTTGTCATCACTAACCACCCTAGATCTCAGCTTCAATGCTCTAAGAGGTTACATCCCACATGAGATGGGGAAATTATCACAACTGCAGTTGTTATCACTGAATTCTAATTCCTTGAATGGTGCAATTCCAAGAGAAATCGGAAACTGTTCTGAGCTTCAACAACTTGAACTGTACGATAACCAGTTATCTGGAACGATTCCTGCTGAAATAGGCCAGTTGTGGAATCTGGAAGTCTTCCGTGCAGGCGGGAATCCTGACATTCAAGGTGAAATCCCAATGCAGATATCAAACTGCAAGGGACTAACTTTCCTTGGCCTTGCAGCTACAGGAATCAGGGGACAAATTCCAAGAAGCATAGGAGAACTTAAGAATCTCCAAACTCTTTCGATTTATACAGCAAATCTCTCAGGTTACATCCCACCAGAAATAGGTAATTGTTCAGCCTTACAAGATTTGTTTCTGTATGATAACCAGCTTGCTGGTCAAATTCCTGTTCAACTTGGTCTATTGAACAAGCTAAGAAGAGTGCTACTGTGGAAGAACAATCTCAAAGGAAGCATCCCAGAAGCACTAGGGAACTGTTCAAAATTGAAAGTTATCGATTTCTCGTTGAATCTTCTGAGTGGTGAGGTTCCATTGTCTTTTGCAAACTTGGTGGCATTGGAGGAGCTTCTCATGTCTGAAAATCAGATATCAGGCAGCATACCGTCTTTACTTGGAAATATTTCCAGTTTAAAGCAACTGGAATTGGATAACAACAAATTTTCAGGTACAATTCCACCTGTCATTGGGCAATTAAGAGAACTTACTCTTTTCTTTGCCTGGAAGAATCAGCTCCAAGGAAGCATACCAACTGAGCTGGCCAACTGTAGGAAACTTCAAGCATTGGATCTTTCAGGCAATTTCCTTAGTGGGTCCATACCGAAATCTTTATTTGACCTCAAGAACTTAACGGAACTGTTGTTGATATCAAATGAATTCTCAGGACAAGTTCCAAGCAATATTGGCTACTGTACCAATTTGATCCGCTTACGCCTCGGATCAAACAACTTAACAGGTCAGATACCATCCGGAATTCGGCTCCTGCAGAGATTGAGCTTCCTAGAATTGTCAGGAAATCATTTTACCGGAATAATTCCTGCTGAAATAGGAGACTGCACCCGGTTAGAAATGGTTGATTTGCATGGAAATGAGCTCCAGGGCAGCATTCCTTCATCATTCCAATATCTTACTGGTCTTAATGTTTTAGACCTGTCCATGAACCAGATAGATGGTGAGATTCCTGAACCTTTTGGTAAGCTGAAATCCTTAAACAAACTGGTCATCAATGGAAACCACATTACTGGTTCCATTCCCAAGTCACTGAGCCTCTGTAGGGATTTGCAGTTGTTGGAAATAAGCAGAAACAAAATCACAGGCACTATCCCAGATGAGATTGGACGCTTGCAAGGGCTCGATATTCTCTTGAATCTGAGCTGGAATTCTCTGACAGGCCCCATTCCAGAAAGCTTCTCAAATTTCTCAAAACTTGCCAATATGGATATCTCCCACAATATGCTGACAGGAAGCTTGAAAGTACTTGGGGATCTGGACAACCTCGTTGCCCTGAATGTCTCATACAACGACTTTTCAGGTCTACTTCCCAATACTAAATTTTTCAAAGAGCTACCTCCATCTGCATTTGCCGGTAATCACAAGTTATGCATCAACGGAAATGAGTGCCAACTAAACAGAAACCTGCATGAGAAGAAATCCATCAGATATCTGATTATTTGTATCCTTCTGAGTGTAACTGCAACTATATTTGTTATGCTTGCTGGAATAGCTTTGTTTGTCAGAGTCTGGGGAATCACATTTGGGATGACAAACAGTAAAGAAGAAGAAGATCTGGTGTGGGATTTCACCCCATTTCAGAAGCTTGATTTTTCAGTTAATGACATTGTGACTAAGCTGTCAGACTCAAACATTGTTGGCAAGGGAGGCTCAGGAGTAGTTTATCGTGTAGAGACTCCAACAAGACATGTCATTGCAGTGAAGAAGTTATGGCCGATAAACAATGGGGAGCTTCCAGAAAGAGACTTTTTCTTTACAGAAGTTCATACTCTTGGATCGATAAGGCATAAGAATATAGTGAGGCTTCTGGGGTGTTGTAAAAATGGGAAAACCAGATTGCTTTTGTTTGATTTCATCAGTAATGGGAGCTTAGCTGGATTGCTCCATGAGAAGAGGGTGTTCTTGGACTGGGATACAAGGTACAAGATTGTACTGGGAGCAGCTCATGGCTTAGCTTATCTTCATCATGATTGCATTCCTCCAATCATTCATCGAGATATTAAGGCGAACAACATCTTGGTAGGGCCACAGTATGAATCTCTTCTTGCAGATTTTGGCCTTGCAAAGCTTTTGGGTTCTCCAGAATGCTGCAGAGCTTCCAACACAGTTGCAGGTTCTTATGGGTACATTGCTCCAGGTAGTCCTCTACATACTCAAATAAAACTTAAAATGGGTCAATAGTTTGCCAGATTTGTTTTGTTCATCTCCACCTACATCTTAAGTACTTTACTTAATTGGCCTTTAATATATTCCTACTCTGAATATTTTTCACACTCCACATTGCAGAATATGGATACAGTTTGAGGATCACAGAAAAGAGTGACGTGTATAGCTATGGAGTGGTGCTCCTAGAGGTCCTAACAGGGAAGGAACCAACAGATAACAAGATTCCTGAGGGTGAACATATTGTCACTTGGGTTAATAAGGAACTTGGAGAGAGAAACAAAGAATTTACGTCAATTGTTGATCATCAGCTAATACTGAGATCAGGGACAGAAATTCAAGAAATGTTTCAAGTTCTTGGGGTGGCTCTTCTCTGCGTTAATCCCTCCCCGGAGGAAAGGCCGACAATGAAAGATGTCACAGCAATGCTCAAGGAGATCAAGCATGAAAATGAGGATTGTGAAAACCCAAAATTTCTCGGCCAGGGAGTTGTGACAAACAGGAAAACTGCAGTTCACAGTTCTAGTTTCTCGAGGTCATCTGAACCTCTAATTGGTTCACCTTCTTGTTTTCCCAGATAAAAGTAAAACTTGTATAGATTGATGATGCTGTGCAGTAGCAATAAGACATGATATCCTTTTCACTATGATTCAGCTAGGAGTAAAATTGTTAGTTCACTCATTTAGATCAGAAGAAACTATGATCAAATGCATAGTCTTCAGAGCCTAATGTCTTATTTTCTAACTATTTGCCTACAATTTACGAGC
The window above is part of the Fragaria vesca subsp. vesca linkage group LG2, FraVesHawaii_1.0, whole genome shotgun sequence genome. Proteins encoded here:
- the LOC101305712 gene encoding LRR receptor-like serine/threonine-protein kinase RCH1-like — protein: MSTNAITIILLFLNISLFPAISALNQEGLSLLSWLSTFNSSSSAAHFSSWNPTAYDPCKWDYVRCSETGFVSEITITSINIPTRFPIQLLTFNHLTTLVLSNANLSGEIPKAIGNLSSLTTLDLSFNALRGYIPHEMGKLSQLQLLSLNSNSLNGAIPREIGNCSELQQLELYDNQLSGTIPAEIGQLWNLEVFRAGGNPDIQGEIPMQISNCKGLTFLGLAATGIRGQIPRSIGELKNLQTLSIYTANLSGYIPPEIGNCSALQDLFLYDNQLAGQIPVQLGLLNKLRRVLLWKNNLKGSIPEALGNCSKLKVIDFSLNLLSGEVPLSFANLVALEELLMSENQISGSIPSLLGNISSLKQLELDNNKFSGTIPPVIGQLRELTLFFAWKNQLQGSIPTELANCRKLQALDLSGNFLSGSIPKSLFDLKNLTELLLISNEFSGQVPSNIGYCTNLIRLRLGSNNLTGQIPSGIRLLQRLSFLELSGNHFTGIIPAEIGDCTRLEMVDLHGNELQGSIPSSFQYLTGLNVLDLSMNQIDGEIPEPFGKLKSLNKLVINGNHITGSIPKSLSLCRDLQLLEISRNKITGTIPDEIGRLQGLDILLNLSWNSLTGPIPESFSNFSKLANMDISHNMLTGSLKVLGDLDNLVALNVSYNDFSGLLPNTKFFKELPPSAFAGNHKLCINGNECQLNRNLHEKKSIRYLIICILLSVTATIFVMLAGIALFVRVWGITFGMTNSKEEEDLVWDFTPFQKLDFSVNDIVTKLSDSNIVGKGGSGVVYRVETPTRHVIAVKKLWPINNGELPERDFFFTEVHTLGSIRHKNIVRLLGCCKNGKTRLLLFDFISNGSLAGLLHEKRVFLDWDTRYKIVLGAAHGLAYLHHDCIPPIIHRDIKANNILVGPQYESLLADFGLAKLLGSPECCRASNTVAGSYGYIAPEYGYSLRITEKSDVYSYGVVLLEVLTGKEPTDNKIPEGEHIVTWVNKELGERNKEFTSIVDHQLILRSGTEIQEMFQVLGVALLCVNPSPEERPTMKDVTAMLKEIKHENEDCENPKFLGQGVVTNRKTAVHSSSFSRSSEPLIGSPSCFPR